The genomic segment GATGGAGACAAACTGATGATAGCCCCATCTTTTCTCGTTCACTCGGGAGGTGGAGACGACGATCGGTGCATCGAGGGTGGCGTGCACCCCTTTTGCAAGCATTACCGTCGTTTTTTCTCGCGATGTATTTGTGCACAGCGCTCCATGGAAACAGAGGAACAGCACTAATAGGATAACCCCATTCTTTATTTTCATCTCTTTTCTTGATCTCCCTCGGTTGACGATTTGCCCGAGTCATCGAGGATCGTCCTCGTGCGCCCGCAGGGTTGCCGATCGCTTCTCCCGCCGGCTTTCGATTTCCTGCGAAATCGTTTTTTTCCAGCGATCACATTTCCTTAAACCTGAATCGTATCCTTCTCGTTCTTTTGCCAAGTCTCGATCATCCGACGCAGGCGTGTAATCTCTTTTCCATAGCCATTCGCTGTATAGAGGTTGGTCGTTTCGTGTGGATCCTGTCGCAGATTGAATAGCTGATGTTTGTCGTTCTGCGTCAGACACAGCTTCCAGCCCTCCTGGGTGATGACCGTGCGAATGGGAACGTTGTGCACGCGCGTCGCCTCCTGGGCGCTGACGTCGAGATATCCAACAGGCACTCGTCCTTCAGATCCATTCCACTGGATGAAAACAGGTTCTTGGATGGGGCGGCCGCTGCGTAGAATGGGGAGGAGGCTTTTGCCCGGCAGCGCTGTGCGGCGTCCCAGCAGCTCCAGTAAAGTGGGCGCCAGATCGATGTGGCTGAAACGGCCGGGGGCGCGGCGGTGACGGCGTCCCCATGCTGGAACGCGCATGAGCCATGGCACCGCGATGGATTCTTCGTACATCACCGTCTTGCCCAACAACTGATGGCTGCCCATCATGTCCCCATGATCGCTGGTAAAGACAACCACGGTATGGTCGGCCAGCTGCAGCCGCTCCAGTTGGGAGAGAATGGCGCCGACGCTGCGGTCCACCAGTGAGACCAGTCCATAATAGCGCGCCATCAATGTGCGCCAGCCTTTTTCGTTTTTCAGGTCATGGCCGCCGAATCCTTTTTGGATGTACTGCTCGCGCAGCAAACGATAGCGCAACGGTTCGTTTTCTTCCAATGGGTCATAAAAATTTTCCGGCAGCGGGATGGCGTGGGGATCATAGAGATCGTTGAGCGGTCCGTAAAAGGGCATGTGCGGTTCAAGGAAGTTGACGCACAGGATAAACGGATCGTGCTGATGGCGCTGCAGAAAATCAATGGCGTGCATCGCAAGAAACGCGGGTTTACCATGCCCCATCGGCAGCTTGCTGGCAAAATCACGGCTGTAGTAACCGTCCACGGTGTCCGGTTCATATTCCAGCCCCTGTAAATAGTTCCAATAGCTG from the bacterium genome contains:
- a CDS encoding sulfatase-like hydrolase/transferase; its protein translation is MNRRTFLRNSAALFSAPYIRACSRKEKPNLLFLWTDEQRRDTLAAYGNQWVQTPHLDQLARESVVLEHAYVSQPVCTPSRATALTGLWPHQHSCTANNLPLPESMACLPELLHDPEYRTGYMGKWHLGDEIFNQHGFAEWVSIEDGYRKYYRAHRDKTLRSSYWNYLQGLEYEPDTVDGYYSRDFASKLPMGHGKPAFLAMHAIDFLQRHQHDPFILCVNFLEPHMPFYGPLNDLYDPHAIPLPENFYDPLEENEPLRYRLLREQYIQKGFGGHDLKNEKGWRTLMARYYGLVSLVDRSVGAILSQLERLQLADHTVVVFTSDHGDMMGSHQLLGKTVMYEESIAVPWLMRVPAWGRRHRRAPGRFSHIDLAPTLLELLGRRTALPGKSLLPILRSGRPIQEPVFIQWNGSEGRVPVGYLDVSAQEATRVHNVPIRTVITQEGWKLCLTQNDKHQLFNLRQDPHETTNLYTANGYGKEITRLRRMIETWQKNEKDTIQV